The DNA window CCCCGGTTGCCAAGCTCACCACTGTGAAACTTTTACTAGCCATTGCTGCTATCAAAGGCTGGACTCTCTCACACTTAGACATCAATAATGCCTTCCTTTATGGTGATTTGGAAGAGGAAATTTATATGAACTTGCCACCTGGGCTCATTGTTGAGGGGGGGTGCTCTACTGGCACTAAACTTGTATGCAAGCTAAATAAATCTCTATATGGCTTAAAACAAGCCTCACGACAGTGGTATCTCAAGCTTTCTGAAGTTTTAGCCAAGTTTGGACTCCAACAATCAGCCTCGGATCACTCTTTCTTCTTTAAGAAAGATAAATCAACATTCTTTGGTGTTGTagtgtatgttgatgatatgatggTTGCTACTAACACACCGAATATGATAGAAGAGTTCAAGAACTTCCTCACTCAGTTCTTTAAGTTTAAGGACTTAGGAGTTCCAAAATATTTCCTAGGCCTTGAGATAGCAAGAAGTAAACAAGGCATTCAGATTTCTCAAAGGAAGTATGCTATGGATCTAATTAGAGATGCTGGTTTGTTAGGCTGTAAGCCATCATCAGTTCCTATGGATCCCACAAATAATCTGAAACAAGACACTGGTCATCCTATGCAAGATCCATCAAAATATAGAAGACAAATAGGGAGATTACTCTACTTGTGCATAACAAGGCCTGACATAACATTCGCGGTTCACAAATTGAGTCAATATGTATCAAAGCCTTGTGATGAGCATTGGGAAGCTGTTGAAAGAATACTCAGATACCTGAAGGGAACACCGGGGCATGGTTTATTTTACTCAAGTGATAATGATCCCACACTTAGCATCttttcagatgcagattgggcagcaTGCCTTGATACTAGAAGATCTATGACAGGATATTGTTTATTCCTTGGCTCATCATTGATTTCTTGGAAGGCAAAGAAGCAGCATACGGTTTCAAGGTCATCAGCCGAGGCAGAGTACAGGGCCATGGCGCATGCTACTTGTGAGGTAGTATGGGGAAGAACTCTATTAGAAGATTTTGGCATTAAAATTGAAAGAGCAGTTCCCTTGTTCTGTGATAATCAAGCGGCAATACACATCAGTTCTAATCCAGTATTCCACGAGCGTACGAAACACATCGAGATAGATTGTCACACTGTGAGAGAGAGATATTTGGATGGTGTTATCAAACCTATGCAGATAAAGAATGATCAGCAGCTGGCTGATATTTTTACTAAGCCGCTAGGTGTTTCAGCTTTTGAAAATATTCTCAGCAAGATGAACTTTCGAAGCCTATACAGTCCATCTTGAGAGGGGGTGTTGAAGCTGAAGATCTTGTGCAACAATGCATACAAACGAGCTGTAACGAAAGGGAACCAGAAATGAAGAAGACCGTTGGAAAAGTAGCCGTTGGTGACGGTTGGAAGTTAGTTGAGACAGCTGGCGGTTGGTTAGGAATTAGTTGTGAGCTTAGATATTTTTCTTAGCTTTTGTGAGCAAGCTTAGATAGTATAAATAGCTTTCGTTTTTGCTGCTTGTAAATTGAGTTTTCACAATCATCAATAAAGTGTGAAGTTTCAGTTTCTCTCTCGGTTTGAGCAGTCTTAGCTCTTTGAGTGTTTTGTTATGATGGATGTATTTTGAGTTTCTACATGTTGTTAGGGGCATTGATATTCGACCTAACTAGTTTTGGACCCAGAAACGAAAACGGAGGAGTTGGAACTCGTTGGCTAAAGAAGGTCGTCCCCGACTTGCAACGTCTGAAGAagtgttttttcttctttttattgcTCTCTCCTTCCTCTCTGTCTTTATCTAGTGCAAAATGTGTAAGCAATAAAATGTTGGAATGGAAACTAAGTTGTCGTAGAGTCAGAGGCTGATTAATGGAATTCTCCGAAGATAAACATGGGCCGGCGGTGGGGTTGGTCTATCCCACCCGACCCCATCTGCGTCCATCCATGTCTCTCATTATTATTGACTTTCGGGTAAAGGCAAAATCGAGATTGAAATGCGAGTTAAACATCTACATATACATACAAGCATACCTGTAGTAGTAGACTCGAAGTTGCTTGTAAAACCGGCATCTTTACAAGGTAGCAATCAATATTTTTACAGCAGAGGTATATATCCATCCAAAAGAATAAACCAATGGGAGTAGAGAATATTGACTGAGTGTTGTTACTTCTCATCGTCCAGCCCCGGGATGAAGAGCAGACTAACAACGAAGATCACCGGGCTGTTGGCAGCGACACGTGGCCTTCCCGGAGCTGAAGTCAGCCCTTTGGGGAATGCTAGCTGATCAAAACACAATGCACCTTCTGCTATCAGCATAAACTCACACCGCTTTTTCTCCAGAATTTGatgtcaaaatttctatttcttgatctcttttaAAGTAGAATATCTCAAGAGTTTTACCAATTCTTATGCATGAAGGGATGCTAGAAATGAAGACAATTTGGTGATTATGGGATTCTTCAGTTATATTTCTTTTTAGCAAGATATCTTAATCTGGTGTGCAGAGATCATATACCGAATCAGAGAGACAGTTTAAAGATTCTTACCGGTCCGGGGATGTAGAGTCGCCGTTTGCCTCCAACTTTCATGCTGAGAATCCCCTCATCTAACCCCTTGATCACCTATTCATGATGTTTCACTTCAAAATATCAGATAAAGCAAGTAAAAGTTTAAATTTGATTCTCAGATTTTCTCTGAGACTAAATTCGGTGAATAGCTTAACTTCTTAGAGTCTCACCTGACCAGAGCCGACCAAGAAAATGTAAACCTGACCTTTCTCCAGTGAACTAGGAACATCGATAAAAGACAGAGAAAATGCATTAGGACAATGCTTTACACAAGTTTTTTCATGCTATAACCAATACCTGTCAAATATTTGGCCAGAAGGAACCATGGCAACATAATTTGCAGCTACCTGTCAAGAAAAATGGAGAAATGTGAGAATTTTTTACTTCTTTACCTTTGTCTTGAGCTGagtttttcatttattaaatcttggtGGAAAGTTGTGAGCACAAATTATACCAGTAAGGAATATAAAGTTATATCACTGCATTGATTCCTTTATCAACAACCATTCTTATTCCGGTTTcctaaaaacacaaaaacaaagaTATTTCAGTACCTACCTGAAATCCAATAGGAGGACTAGGTCCGCTACCAATTTGTATATCCTTGTATTGCAAGCCCGACTCAGTCGTTACCATAGGGACCTTCAGCATCAGATCCAGAATGCTTAGCGATATAATCTTACTTCGAAGTTTGAAAAGATTGAGGGGAAGAGACTAATGAGTTGTCTTTCTGATCACAAAAACATTATCCTGCTCGTTCTGGGAGGCTTGTTTTAAACACGGAAGATACAGAAATCGACTCGTCTACATGAGTTCACTCCTAATGCAAATCATAGGAATATAAAAGCAGAGATGGAAAGCTGCCAATCTAAAAGGCTGATAATTTGCTTCAGATCATTTTCTTGTTGACAACGTGCTAAGGGTCGAACTCAAGAGAAGTAGATATTGCAGCAGAGTAACCTCTAACAGTGAGAGGAGAAGCATACCCTATCTCTCAAAATGCAGAATATATACAATGattataaaaacaataataatttgATCTTATCTAAAGGAGATGGGACGGTTGATGCAAATCATCATTAGAGAccccaaaaaaggaaaataatgaTAAAAGTATAGGGAGCTATGTAGTCTCACCATACATTTTCAAGCTCTTTCTCACACGCATCATCACAATAGCTTCGGCTTATCTTCCGGGGGCAACCCAGCTGCTTCAGCCAAAGTAGCGCCGCCCACGAGTCCTAGAAGCCCAACTCCGACATTCATCAGGCTTCTCCGGTTCGTGACAGCACACTCATCTTGTAACCTAGGTTCTGAAGCTAAGGAACCAACTCTGATTTTGTGTGCTCTTTGGTGACTGAAGGCATTACCCTTTCCAAATATAAAACCTAATCTCACACAAATAGCTCAAATTTTAGCATTTAGATATAGCATCAACAGCAAATCAAAGGGCACAAATAGCTCAATTAAACTCCTCACCTCACCAAAAATAGTCTAAAGCCTGTTTCAATTGATAAAGCACCCAAACCCTATGAAACTATCACGAGGAAATTTCCATAATCATATTTGTCCTTGacatttcaaatatttttcaaattatgcAATAAATTCATCATCTTACCCTGTTTCAGAAAATTTCCCATATAAAATGATTATCAGTGATTTATACGGTATTTCGAATCACATCCTTTGTAACTCAGTTCAATCAAGCTTAGCAGAAACACAAAATGGAGATAATTAAGAAATTGCAGAAACTAAAAGGGGGTTTAATTAGGTACCCAGTGGGAGTAGCAAAGAGAGTGATGCCATTTCCTTTCGTTCAGCAAATGGTGGTGAATTATCAGTTGTTTGAATTTGTGGATAACAGATAACGAACACTTTGATTTTGAGATATGATGTTGCTGCATTTACGATAATACCCTCAACTCTGTTTAAATGCGGGAAATAAATAGGGTAATACTGGTATTCTATTGTGaaacttaaaatatttttgCGGCAAAAAGTTACTACTGAAAATATTATTGGTAATCAATTATAGccaattattaatttatagtaattgAGAGTAGTTAAAATGTTAATTGTTTATTAAATAACGAAGAATGAGTCGTTTGGTTAATCATAAActttttcaaataatttgcaaAGTTCTCAAAATTCGTAAATATCTCATTTGACCAAATTTGATTCAGGCTAAGTTGATAGACGGAAAACATACGAGTAGGTGGTTGCCAATCAACAACATAGATTGGACGACAAGTCACAACAAATATAACATACTCAGAATTGCATTTTTCTGGGACAAAATTTATGGAATAATTctgtatttttgaaattttatgacttttcattttagaatgTCACTCTACTTTATGGACAAACCTTAATTAAAGAAACAATTTGAACAAGTCAATTTATAAAACACGAAACTAGTGTGCTTGTTGAATATATTGGTTCTCACTTTGATTCAACCTATATAACCTTATAAATTCAATAATAAGCCTCCATTAACGAAATTTTCTCGGTAAAAGCAGGGAATGTTGACTATttactttttaaataaaaaaaattcttttcaTATATAGACTCTTGATATTATCATTATGTCACTGTATCTCATTTTTCCTTAacgaaataaaatttattagtatGGGTAGACTGTAGGAAAAAATTGTAATTATACTATGATACTATCCAAAATCTATCGATTTTTAGtgtttataaatatttaaaaactaaaatagTGGGTCAAGTCAAATTTTCTGTCTCAGTCACGAGGTCATATTTGGACTTCCCAATATACACATACACTACGAATTtgacatatttaatttttatatatttccaTTATGACTTGTTCCAGCACACCCCTTGGTCAACACGAAAACTGAGAGATTTGTTAGTCTATAAATTCGGAAAATCAAAACATAACTCTCCATCCTCAACTCACAACATCAAACATATAGTTAGTTCTCCACTTAGCTCCAAATACAATCGATAATTAAGATGAATTCCCAGAAAATTAGCATTCTCTCAATCATATTCCTAGTTTTTGTATTTATGTGTACGAGTCGAGTAGTGGATGCAGCAAGAATACTATCAGAAGATTCGTCACAAATGAATCAACTCAACCTTCCAAAAATATACGAGAACGCAAAGGAAACGATGTCATTTTGGTTTCAACATCTAGCCTCGGGACCTAGCCCCAGAGGACCAGGCCACTAGCTAGATTATTCATCGTTAGTGGTGGTGGTGTAATTAGATATGAAGAATTAGCATTAGTATTTCATTTAGgtattctttatttttcttttttccattcTTTCATTCCCTTATGTATTTGAGATGTTTGGacagaaatttttttatttgagatTTACACACCTGAAATAAAATAACTGTGACCTATTGATTGAAGGAAAAAAACGcgttagtattattttatgttaGATAAAAGACGTGACATTATATCGTTATCATTTTGGTATGTCGATAAGTCATATTCTAGGTCTTGGTTaccggtcagtatgatgtgATTAACATGCATTATCTGCAAGAAAGTTGCATAAGTGTGCAGGAAAAAGGGTACAAATCAGTAGGAGAGGTCAGACAATTCAAGTGGAAAGGGCGCCAAAAGGGTACAATACTagccaggatgcatgccaaaaagactcgagatggagaaggaaggATTGCTAGGAATGACCAACTACACGTTGGGGCAAAAGAGACATTTCACGAGGAAAGTTAACCGTAAAAGtgagggcaagccaccctataaatagaaggtcaCTTGGGGAGAGAAGGAGTTACTCATTATTACAAGACACACTTAGAGCACTCTCTCGGATATCCTTATTTCCAGTAGCAGTCTAGCTCCAGcacttctcattcctcgccacagccatggtcacttgaagattccggccgcCCACCGGAGAAAGTTCACAGCCGTTCCAGCTAGTCAGCATCGTAGCAGAAACAGCGTTTCATCGCCCGTggggcaaaacaatctttaatcgCTTTTCTTAGTTTAACTTAGTTGTTCCATCTTTCGAATATTTCGTAATTTTAGTTGTCTTTTGGATTCTGAAGTATTCTGATCTGGATTTGCTCTTAATGAAGTTTGATTTCGCTTTTTGTTCATCTTATGGGTTGCAACATGTTCATTCTGCCTTGCTTAGACAGATCTGGAATTTTAGTGTAGAATCTGCATGTTTAAGTAAGAATTTCTTGTGATTTAGTTAGATCTAGTTGCTGTGTGAATTTCTTGTTTGTTGATCGGTTAAATCTGAAAAAATGCATGAAATCACAGTCGAAAAGTTTATGTCACCTTGCATGTTTGTTGGTTAGCGTGAGTAAGATCTGccgtttgattttttattttggaatttaattttagtttaagGTTGTTGCATAATTTCTGTAAATCTTTAATGGAATTGATGAAGTTGTTGAGATTCAGTGTTGCTTGGTGGTGAAGACAACGTCCTTTTCTGCTTTTTGGACCACTTTTCACTTTTTAGTTGCTTTTGTTTTTTGTCCTTTACCTTTTCAGAAATCCTACAGACCTGACAGAGGGAGCCCTGCACCACCAAATATCTCATGTTATTCTGTTTAGCCATTTATAGTAACATTCCACTTTTCACATGTCCCTAAAACACTTTGCCTTACATATTCACGCACACAACCAAATGCCGATGATTGTCACGCCCACTAGTCAGTAGAGTAGATTTCTTAAATTCCTTACCTAGATaaaaactcaacccaagcgtggtagcaaaCCAACCTTCCAGATTATCACCGCAATCGCTCTGACgtgtccatctctgtgggattcgaccacccttacatccactataaCAGCCattagaagtgggttgaggaatttttgttGATACCAGGTTTAGGTTGTCATGATAACGACTCAGTTAGGTTGGGATATCCTCCTGATTAGTTGACCACACCACTACCCTAGAAAAATATGCTCTTTCATATGTCTACAAAATAatgttcatatttatttttttgtattttagtaagtggatctcactttccattatCTTATTaaagtcaaatttaatttaaaatagagTATATAAAAGCGAGATATGCGTTCTATTAactttttcacccactttttttcacatttcttaaaattcaaagTTGGACTTTAGCATTTACTTCATGAGTGGTCTTTTATATCCAACTTTTGAATTTATCTTAAGCATATTAGTTACATCTATTTTCAAACGATATGATTTACTAAATTAAATCATGATTACCTGCTCATTCATTTTAGGATATACATCTAACTCAAAATCATATGGACAGCTTTTGTTTACAAGGAAATGGCAAAATGATTTCAGAAATTAGTTCGAACTTTCAATATGTTTTGACTTCTGATTTTGACTCCGAACTCGTATTTTTgaatctaaaaataaaaattttggtCTTCTCTAATTTTTTCCCagaattattttttcacttaacAGAAGCCAATGTGTTCATCGGAAGTGTCAGCGTGACAAAAATGacgttttttattattataataatgtaTTTAACTGCAAATACACaaacttttgattttttttctaattttcacCCAAACCATTGAGATTTTCTAGAGCTTtcccaaaattttgattttttttctgttttttttttggattttcctCTTAAATTATTCGATGTCCAAACTTTGTTTGAAAGTTGGAgttcaaataattatataaattgaatatttattttaaaattatggatcggtactaatttaatttttaaccCAAATGAAAAATAGTAAGCCCTGATCCATAAAAAAccctaatatatatatatgatcgaTACGCATTCAATTACTCCATAATCTTTCCGATTAGTTCTCTCCCTATATCTTTCCAATTGGTTCATAATTAAAACAAGAAAAACTCGTTTCAACGTCATCTCCCAACAACAATGAGTGCTGCCAATTCTTCAACTGGATGTCAAGAGTTTGTGATCCTTTCAATATTTGTgtctaaaccctaaattctaATCTTTTATTAGTTAATTTTAAGGTGTGTGTTAATGATATTCTGGCAGATTTCTTAAGGAAACTAGATATGCTTCGCCTGCGAACTTGCTGATTAGTATCCAAtccttttcattattttcaaaGTCTGTAATTGACAAGTATGAATCAAGGTCATTTGAATCTGGAGGCTATCAATGGTTAGTTTACTTGCactcattttgattttttttactgtATTTTAGTATATTTGTTCCAACAATTAATGATGGACAAAAAGGGTATTATTGTTGTTTTGAGTTGGTTTATATTTGGACAGGAAACTGATAATCTACCCCAATGGATACAATGGTGAATGCAACAGCCTTTCCGTACACTTCTCCATTGCTGACTCTGATTCACTCCCGGTGGGGTGGGAGGTTAACGCTGTCTTTGCCTTCTTTATACACAATCAAATAAAGGATAACTATGTCTGCTTTCGAGGTACTAGTTAATTTTCTCGAGTTTTACCGTGTAGTTTTTGGAATTTGACGTTGGTCATgccattttattgtttttatgaatttctttttatgtttcaTATTTTGCTTTCAATAGGGTTTTGTTGTTAGTAACTAGGTTTTCAAGAAACTAGTTTCATGACACTGAAACATGTATCAGGAGTGACTCGTCGCTTCAATGCCGTTATTCAAAGATGgggattttccaaactaatCTCTAAGGAGACTCTGATGAATCCTACTAATGGTTATGTTGTGGGTGACAATTGTGTGTTTGGTGCTGAAGTTTTAGTCATCAAAAGTAAACGTGTCAACGAATGTCTGAGGTTGGTAAAAGACGCGGCTTCAATTAAGCGCGAATGGAAGATTCCTAACTTTTCGAAGCTAGGGGATATTTGGCGTTCGGAAGAGTTCGATGTTGGAGAATGCAAATGGTATCTTTTGTGATGTTATAACttgtttgttttcattttttttgattaatttgtaactttttaattttatatacttAGGAAAGTTAAGCTCCATCCAAAGGGACAACATACGCTGCCCAAAAACGAGTACATGTCGTTGTTTCTTGTCCTAAAGAGCCTCCCTCCTCATCAAAGGGTGAAGGCAGAGGTTTTGATGAGCATCAAAACCAATGATTCAAGCTTCTCTAAAAAATGTTAGTTTTTTCATACATCTATATGTCCTAGTGGTTTTGATTCTGAATTTTGTGTAACATGGTATGATAGATCTAGAATTAAATATGCCATTTTCTTCcatataaatttgaatattggTGATAACACTTTTTTCCATTGCAGATACACATTGGTTTAAAAATTCAAGTGAGGATTGGGGATTTAGTAAGTTTATATCGCTTGCTGATATTAGAGCTAAAGGCTTCCTTGCCGATGACTGCTGTTTTCTGGAAATTGAAATCACGGTGCAAGCTATTGTGCGTGAAGCACTTGAATTCTAGCTTTAAATATTCTtatccatttttatttattggacAATTCGTATTTGATTTGTTATTTATggacttttaaaaattttattttcctaaATAGATGATTCTATCTTGGTATTACTTATGTCACTgtttctcatttttcctttaCGAAATAGTAAAAATTTATTAGTATGGTAAGACTAGGAAAAATATGTatttatactactccatattccaAATCGATCGATTTTTTAatgtttataaatatttaatataaactACAATAGTGGGTCAAGTCAAATTTTCTATCTTAGCTACGAGGTCATCATATTTGGACTTCCCAATATACATATACTACGAATttgacatattttatttttatatatttccaCCACGACTTTTTCCAGCACGCTCCTTGGTCAACACAAAAACTGAGAGATTTGTTACTTATAAATTCAGAAAATCAAACCATAATTATTCTTCATCCTCAACTCACAATACAAAACATATAGTTCTCCGCTTAATTAGCTCCAAATACAGTCGATATTCTTTCATAAGTTTGTTAAGATGTATTCCTAGAAAATGAGCATTCTCTCAGTCATTCTTAGTTTTTGTTATTATGTTTATGAGTAAAGTACGAGTAGTGGATGCAACAAGAATATTGTTAGAAGATTCGCCACAAATGAATCAATTCAATCTTCCAAAAACATACAAgaacgcaaaaaaaaaaaacgatgTCGTTTTGTTTCAATAGCTAGCATCCGGACCTAGCCCCAGAAGACCAGGCCACTAGCTATATTATTTATTGTTAGTGGTGGTGGTGTAATTAGAGATTAAGAAGTATTACATAGTATTCCACTTggttattctttattttttctctattcCATTCTTTCATTCTTCTATGTTTTCGAGTTGTTAGGGCATATATATCTTTATTGAGATTTACACGCACCGGAAATGATATAACATGCGACTTATTATTGAATGAAATGATATAACCTATAACCTTAGGCATTTGGGTGAATTTTCAATTTGACTCAGTATTCAAATATTATATTACTCCTAAAAACACGTATATTTTACAATAAATCCTAAAAACACAACCAAATGCAATTTTAAAGATAAAAATCATAAACGTGCGTATATGATCAATGCACAATTCAATTCACCTTAATACATCGTAGACCACCAAAATCACATTATATTCgaattaaattaattgcaaGAATGTTGATAATCATGTAGTACAACTTTTGCTCCGACTCTTACACTTCCAGTGCTCTATGATTATCTCTCTATTTGTAATCAATCAGTAACATTAATCTCTGATAGCATCTTCAAACAAAAATGGCAGAGCTTCCTGCAAATTTGAACGGTAAGTCTTGAAGGTATCTCCTCTTCTTGAATAGTTTGTTAGTTGATTAACttaaaattcaatattttttgcAGAATTTTATGAGGAAACAAGAGAGGCTTCACCATCCAATTTTCTAATGAAAATTGAGAAGTTTTCGTTATTATCAAAGCTTTTCATCGGGAGTTATGAAACGAGAGCATTTGAAGCCGGAGGCTATACATGGTGTGTATGTTGATCTAATTATCtgatatagtattattttaaattccAGATATTGAATCAATTTATTTTTGTGCAGGAAATTGGTGATCAATTTTGAGGATGCGTTGAAAAAAGATGAAAAGAAGTATGTATCTGTATACTTTTCGATTGCTGATAGTGATTCCCTAGCCTTGGGGTGGGAGGTTAATGCCATCTTCACCTTCTTCCTCCACAACCAATTCTCAGACAATTACTCCTGCTTTCGAGGTAATCTTGTTAAATATTAACCTTTGCTCGTTgaattgttaattatggagcctaaaatatctgTTTCATTGtagtatatttccttgtgaaATATGTTTAGGATTCTATAGTATTGCTCTTATAAACAGAGGTGTTTCCTCATTGTAAAATCATCCTTAAAATTATACAGTGAAATCCATCCTTGAAAATTATACAGTGAAATCGTTCACATCTGTGTTTATGTCCCAACAAAAATGAACTTATATCTTGAACTGTGATCAGGAAGGACAAGACGCTTCAATGATTTTAACAACAAATGGGGATTTTCAAATCTGATGCCGCTCAACCGTTTAAAAGGGTATATTGTGGATGACGTTTGTGTGTTCGGGGCTGAAGTTTTTGTCCTAAAAACCCAGCTAGTCGTCGAATGCTTGAGTTTGGTACAAAACAGTGCTACGATTACGCGCGATTGGAAGATCTATGGCTTCTCCAAACTGGTGGATTTGTGG is part of the Salvia splendens isolate huo1 chromosome 6, SspV2, whole genome shotgun sequence genome and encodes:
- the LOC121807600 gene encoding uncharacterized protein LOC121807600 — protein: MSAANSSTGCQEFLKETRYASPANLLISIQSFSLFSKSVIDKYESRSFESGGYQWKLIIYPNGYNGECNSLSVHFSIADSDSLPVGWEVNAVFAFFIHNQIKDNYVCFRGVTRRFNAVIQRWGFSKLISKETLMNPTNGYVVGDNCVFGAEVLVIKSKRVNECLRLVKDAASIKREWKIPNFSKLGDIWRSEEFDVGECKWKVKLHPKGQHTLPKNEYMSLFLVLKSLPPHQRVKAEVLMSIKTNDSSFSKKYTHWFKNSSEDWGFSKFISLADIRAKGFLADDCCFLEIEITVQAIVREALEF